One Kitasatospora sp. MAP12-44 DNA segment encodes these proteins:
- a CDS encoding NAD(P)/FAD-dependent oxidoreductase, whose amino-acid sequence MRNPTSTAHEPHLPATAEYDVVVIGAGPTGENVADRVVKAGLSAVVVEGERVGGECSYFACIPSKALLRPAAALAEARAVAGAREAVAGSLDVPAVLARRDAFVSDLRDDGQAEWLKSAGIDLVRGWGRLVGERRVEVRADGGTTSLTARHAVVLCTGSSAVLPPVPGLAGIGAWTSREATTAGAAPSRLVVLGGGVVGCEMATAWSALGSRVTMLVRGEGVLPAWEPFAAAQVADGLRSEGIEIRTGVEVERVARDNSTGVVTAYLADGSTVESEEFLVATGRSPRTAGLGLETVGLAPGGRLLVDDSCRVTEVAADWLYAAGDINQRSPLTHMGKYQARACAAAIAARAHGHLAEPTPWAAWAATADHHAVPQVVFTRPEAAAVGLTEEQARRAGLPVRAVEYPIGDVAGASLFADGYRGHAKLVVDERRSVVIGCTLVGPGVGELIHAATVAIVGEVPLERLWHAVPAFPAMSEIWLRLLEQYGL is encoded by the coding sequence ATGCGCAACCCGACGAGCACGGCCCACGAGCCGCACCTGCCGGCAACGGCCGAGTACGACGTGGTGGTGATCGGTGCCGGCCCCACCGGTGAGAACGTCGCCGACCGCGTGGTCAAGGCAGGTTTGAGCGCAGTCGTCGTCGAGGGTGAACGAGTGGGCGGCGAGTGCTCGTACTTCGCCTGCATTCCCAGCAAGGCCCTGCTGCGCCCGGCCGCGGCGCTGGCGGAGGCTCGCGCGGTGGCCGGCGCACGCGAGGCGGTGGCCGGTTCGCTGGACGTCCCGGCCGTCCTGGCCCGGCGGGACGCGTTCGTCTCCGACCTGCGGGATGACGGCCAGGCGGAATGGTTGAAGTCGGCCGGCATCGACCTGGTACGCGGCTGGGGCCGACTGGTCGGAGAGCGACGCGTCGAGGTACGCGCCGACGGCGGAACCACGTCACTGACGGCCCGTCATGCCGTGGTGCTGTGCACCGGATCGAGCGCCGTACTGCCGCCGGTGCCGGGCCTGGCCGGTATCGGGGCCTGGACCAGCAGGGAGGCGACCACGGCCGGTGCCGCTCCGAGCAGGCTCGTGGTCCTCGGCGGCGGCGTGGTGGGGTGCGAAATGGCCACCGCCTGGAGCGCGTTGGGCTCCCGGGTGACCATGCTGGTGCGCGGCGAGGGGGTGCTGCCCGCCTGGGAGCCGTTCGCCGCGGCGCAGGTCGCCGACGGGCTGCGCAGCGAGGGCATCGAGATACGCACCGGGGTCGAGGTCGAGCGAGTGGCCCGGGACAACTCGACCGGCGTGGTCACGGCGTACCTGGCCGACGGGTCGACGGTGGAGTCCGAGGAGTTCCTGGTGGCCACCGGCCGCAGTCCGCGTACGGCCGGCCTCGGTCTGGAGACGGTCGGCCTGGCGCCCGGCGGCCGACTGCTCGTGGACGACAGCTGCCGAGTCACGGAGGTCGCCGCCGACTGGCTCTACGCGGCCGGCGACATCAACCAGCGCTCGCCGCTCACCCACATGGGGAAGTACCAGGCCCGGGCCTGCGCGGCGGCGATCGCGGCACGCGCGCATGGGCACCTCGCGGAACCCACCCCGTGGGCTGCCTGGGCGGCCACCGCCGACCACCACGCCGTACCGCAGGTGGTCTTCACCAGGCCGGAGGCCGCCGCCGTCGGCCTGACCGAGGAGCAGGCCCGCCGGGCCGGCCTCCCGGTCCGGGCGGTGGAGTACCCGATCGGCGACGTCGCCGGAGCCTCGCTCTTCGCCGACGGCTACCGGGGGCACGCCAAGCTGGTCGTGGACGAGCGGCGATCCGTCGTGATCGGCTGCACCCTGGTGGGCCCGGGTGTCGGCGAACTCATCCACGCGGCGACCGTCGCCATCGTCGGCGAGGTCCCGCTGGAGCGCCTGTGGCACGCCGTTCCGGCGTTCCCCGCCATGAGTGAGATCTGGCTGCGCCTGCTGG